GCGCGAGAACTTCGCGGAGAACTACGAGGAGCTCTGCCCCGGCTGCGAGATGGACACCATGGACATCTCGATCACCCAGGTCGGCAAGGACGTGCCGAACCTGATCGTCTCGAAGCTCCGCGCCAACCCGAACATCAACTACGTCATGTTCCCCTCGGGCGCCGCGAGCGCCGGTGTCGCGGCCGCACTGCGTGCCGCCGGCCTGGCCGACAAGGTCGACATCGTCACCTCCTCGTCGGGCGCCACCAACTTCGCCGCGGTCGCGGCCGGTGACGAGCTCGCCGCCCAGGCACTCGGCTTCTACGAGCTGATGTGGCTCGAGGCCGACACCCTGGCCCGCCACTTCGCCGGCGTCGAGATGCCCGACCTCAACGAGGTGCGGATGATCCGGCAGACCCTCGTGCAGGACAACATCGTAGAGACGGAGGGCCTCTACCCCCTCGTCGAGGACTACGACGACCAGTTCAAGGCGCTCTGGGGCGTCTCGTGAGCGCGCTGACCGGACGCAGCGCGGTCGTCGTCGGCGCGACCCGCACCCCCATCGGGCGCGGCCACGCCGAGAAGGGCGACCTGCGGGACGTGCATCCCGCCGCCCTGCTGGGGCGGGCCTACCGCGGCCTGCTCGACCAGGTCGGTCTCGATCCGGCCCTCGTCGACGACGTCGTCGCGGGCTGCGGGCAGCAGCTGGGCGAGCAGTCGGCCAACGTCGCCCGGAACGGCTGGCTCCACGAGGGCCTGCCGGTCACGACGGCGGCCACCACCGTCGACCGGGCCTGCGGCTCCTCGCAGCAGGCGGTCAACGCCGCGGCCACCGCGGTGGCCGCCGGTGCCGCGGACGTCGTGATCGGCGCGGGCGTCGAGCACATGGGCCGCATCCCCTTCGCGGCCGGCCCCGACGTCCAGCAGCGCTGGGGCTCTCCGGTGACGCCCGAGCTGCTCGCCCACTTCCCGCTGGTCGGACAGGGCGAGGCCGCCGAGTGCATCGCCGACGACCACGGCCTGACGCGGCGCGAGATGGACGAGATCGCGCTGCGCTCCCAGCAGCTCGCGGCGGCCGCGGTCGCCGAGGGGCGCTTCGACCGGGAGATCACCCCGGTCCTGACGCCGGGCGGCCTGGTGCGGCGCGACCAGGGCGTGCGGCCCGACACCGACGTGGCGGCCCTCGCGGGCCTCCGCCCCGCGTTCCGTCCCGACGGGCGGCTCACGGCGGGCAACTCCTCGCAGATCTCCGACGGCGCCGCCGCCGTGCTCGTCACCGAGGAGGGCTGGGCCCGCGACCGCGGCCTGCCCGTGCGGGCCCGCATCCTCGACGCGATCACCGTCGGATGCGACCCGGTGCGGATGCTCGAGGGACCGATCCCCGCGACGCGCCGCGTGCTCGAGCGCAACGGCATGACCATCGACGACATCGACCTGTTCGAGGTCAACGAGGCCTTCGCGGCGATCGTGCTCGCCTGGGAGCGCGAGGTGAAGGCCGACCGCGACAAGGTCAACGTCAACGGCGGCGCGATCGCGCTGGGCCACCCGCTCGGCGCCAGCGGCGCCCGGCTGGTCACCACCCTGCTGCACGAGCTGGAGCGGCGCGACCTGGAGATCGGCCTCGTGACCATGTGCTGCGGCGGCGGCTTCGGCACGGCGACGCTCGTGCAGCGGGTCGGGTGACGCCGCGATGAGGATCGGACTGGCCGTCGGTGCCGGCGGCATGGGCGGCTCCAGCCTCGAGCCGCTGCAGGTGGTGCCCGAGGCGGAACGACTGGGGTACGACGCGGTGTGGATCGGCGAGGCCTACGGAGCCGACGCGGTCAGCGCGCTCGGCTGGCTCGCCGGACGCACCGAGCGGATCCGCCTCGGGTCGAGCATCCTGCAGATGGTGGCCCGCACGCCGGCGATGACGGCGATGACGGCGGCGGGGCTCGACCAGGTCTCCGAGGGGCGGTTCCTGCTCGGGCTGGGCACGTCGGGCCCGCAGGTGGCGGAGGGCTGGCACGGGGTCTCGTTCGACAAGCCACTGGCCCGCTCGCGCGAGTACGTCGCCATCGTGCGCGCCGCCCTCGCCCGGCAGACCGTGCGCCACGAGGGCCAGCACTTCCGGATCCCGCTGCCCGACGGGCCGGGCAAGGCCCTCAAGCTCGCCACCCGCCCGGTGCAGGACCCCGTGCCGATCTACCTGGCGGCCATGGGTCCCCGCAACACCGAGCTCGTCGGCGAGGTCGCCGACGGCTGGCTCCCGATCCTCTACCGGCCCGAGAGCGCGTCGTACTTCCGCGAGCTCCTCGAGAAGGGCGCCGCCCGCAGCGGCCGCGACGCCGCCGAGGTGGCGGTGACGCCGATGGTGAGCGTGCTCGTCACCGACGAGGGCCCCGAGGCGCTCGCCGCGGGGCGGGACGCCATGCGGCCGTTCCTCGCCCTGTACGTCGGCGGGATGGGTTCGCGCGAGCAGAACTTCTACCTCAACCTCGTCGCGGAGTACGGCTTCGAGGCCAACGCCCGCGCCGTGCAGGACCTCTACCTCGAGGGCCGCAAGGCCGAGGCCGAGGCGGCGCTCAGCGACGAGCTCATCGACGCCGTCACCGTCGTCGGGCCGCCGGGTGCGGTCCGCGAGCGGCTCGCGGCGTACGCCGAGGCGGGCGTCCACACGCTCGTCGCCACCAAGCCGCACGGCCTGCCCGACGACCGCCACCGCGAGCAGCTGCGGCTGATCGCCGCGGCGGCGGGCTGAGCCCGCCGTGACCGCCCCGTCCCGACCCGACCGTGAGGACCTCGTGCCCGATCCCACCGACCCGACCACCCCGCTCGCCGGGGTGCGGGTGCTCGACCTCAGCCGGATGCTGCCGGCCGGGGCGCTCACGCAGCTCCTCGCCGACCTCGGCGCCGACGTCGTCAAGGTCGAGCGACCCGGCGCGGGGGAGGAGTCCCGCACCCACGGGCCGCCGGTCGCCGGCACCACCGCGACGCACGCGTTCCTCGACCGGGGCAAGTCGTCGGTCGCGCTCGACCTGAAGGACCCCCGCGGCGTGCGCGCCGTCCGGGCCCTCGCGGCCCGTAGCGACGTCGTCGTCGAGTCGTTCCGGCCCGGGGTGGCCGACCGCCTCGGGGTCGGGTGGGAGGACCTCCGCGCCGTGAACCCCGCGCTCGTCTACTGCTCGGTCAACGGCTACGGCACCGGCGGCCCGCGCGAGCAGGAGCCCGGCCACGACCTCGACTACCTGGCGTACGCCGGCGCGCTCGGCTTCGGCGGCAGCCGCCAGCACGGCCCCGCCGTCGGCGGCATCCAGGCCGCCGACCTGCTCGGCGGTCTCACGGGCGGCATCGGCCTGCTCGCCGCGCTCCTCGCGGTGCGCGCCGGCGCCCCCGGTCGGCACGTCGAGGTCGGCCTCGCCGACGCGGCGCTCTGGGCGCTCGGCCTCCACGTCTCCGGCTGGCTCGCCGGCGGTGGGGCCGAGGGCCCCGAGTCGACGGCGGTGACCGGGGCGACGCCGTCGTACCGGGTGTATGCCTGCGCCGACGGTCGGCACCTCGCCGTCGGTGCGGTCGAGCCGCACTTCTGGGCGGCGTTCGTCGGGGTGCTCGGCCGCCCGGAGCTGCGCGAGCGCCAGCACGACCCCGCGGCCATCGACGAGGTCGCGGCGGTGCTGGCCACGCGGTCGCTCGCCGCCTGGCTCGTCGCCCTCGAGGGCCACGAGACCTGCGTCGCGCCGGTGCAGACGTTCGCCGAGGTGCGCGACGACCCGCAGTTCCGGGCGCGGCAGATGCTCGTGCCCGTGCCGGGCGACCCGCGCACCGAGCAGGTGGGCTCGCCCGTCCGGCTCGACGGCCGCGCGGGCCGTCCGCTCCGACGGGCCGCCCCCGTGGTCGGCCAGGACGCCCCCACCGTGCTCGCCGCCGTGGACGTCGACGACGACGTCCTCGCCGCCGCCCGCGCCTGGTCGACGGGACGGGCGGCGCCGCCGCCCGTCCCCGCGCCCGTTCCCATCCCTGCCCTCCAGGAGGACCCCGCATGACCGTGACCGCCACCCCGCCCGGCACCACCGCCGGACCAGGCAGCAGCGACGCCGGCGCCGAGCAGCTCGACGCCGATGACCGCGCCGCGCTCGCCGACCTGG
This Nocardioides alkalitolerans DNA region includes the following protein-coding sequences:
- a CDS encoding thiolase family protein encodes the protein MSALTGRSAVVVGATRTPIGRGHAEKGDLRDVHPAALLGRAYRGLLDQVGLDPALVDDVVAGCGQQLGEQSANVARNGWLHEGLPVTTAATTVDRACGSSQQAVNAAATAVAAGAADVVIGAGVEHMGRIPFAAGPDVQQRWGSPVTPELLAHFPLVGQGEAAECIADDHGLTRREMDEIALRSQQLAAAAVAEGRFDREITPVLTPGGLVRRDQGVRPDTDVAALAGLRPAFRPDGRLTAGNSSQISDGAAAVLVTEEGWARDRGLPVRARILDAITVGCDPVRMLEGPIPATRRVLERNGMTIDDIDLFEVNEAFAAIVLAWEREVKADRDKVNVNGGAIALGHPLGASGARLVTTLLHELERRDLEIGLVTMCCGGGFGTATLVQRVG
- a CDS encoding LLM class F420-dependent oxidoreductase, whose translation is MRIGLAVGAGGMGGSSLEPLQVVPEAERLGYDAVWIGEAYGADAVSALGWLAGRTERIRLGSSILQMVARTPAMTAMTAAGLDQVSEGRFLLGLGTSGPQVAEGWHGVSFDKPLARSREYVAIVRAALARQTVRHEGQHFRIPLPDGPGKALKLATRPVQDPVPIYLAAMGPRNTELVGEVADGWLPILYRPESASYFRELLEKGAARSGRDAAEVAVTPMVSVLVTDEGPEALAAGRDAMRPFLALYVGGMGSREQNFYLNLVAEYGFEANARAVQDLYLEGRKAEAEAALSDELIDAVTVVGPPGAVRERLAAYAEAGVHTLVATKPHGLPDDRHREQLRLIAAAAG
- a CDS encoding CaiB/BaiF CoA-transferase family protein, which produces MTAPSRPDREDLVPDPTDPTTPLAGVRVLDLSRMLPAGALTQLLADLGADVVKVERPGAGEESRTHGPPVAGTTATHAFLDRGKSSVALDLKDPRGVRAVRALAARSDVVVESFRPGVADRLGVGWEDLRAVNPALVYCSVNGYGTGGPREQEPGHDLDYLAYAGALGFGGSRQHGPAVGGIQAADLLGGLTGGIGLLAALLAVRAGAPGRHVEVGLADAALWALGLHVSGWLAGGGAEGPESTAVTGATPSYRVYACADGRHLAVGAVEPHFWAAFVGVLGRPELRERQHDPAAIDEVAAVLATRSLAAWLVALEGHETCVAPVQTFAEVRDDPQFRARQMLVPVPGDPRTEQVGSPVRLDGRAGRPLRRAAPVVGQDAPTVLAAVDVDDDVLAAARAWSTGRAAPPPVPAPVPIPALQEDPA